The genomic segment GAATGTGTATTTCCCACTCGTTCTTTGAGTGGCATATTGGCTTGACAATCCCCTCCCTGAGCTACTTTTGGAGTTGATTAGTCCAAGTCCTACGGATCAGAGCCCGGGTTCCACCGtagtgttggactgcctataatagGCCAGACCGTCTGTCCAATTTGGTCATAATAACCTccgatgttcattcctgggcgtgagagggtGTGTTATGTCGCCGTGGATAATAACCTTTGAGTGACATATATTGGAACTTGATTAATTGAGTAACCAAGTTCCATCTTGCAGTAAACAACCCAGTACCGCCGCATTCATTATATGAGATCTTGAATATTTGTGCTAACGCGCCGTACGTAATAATTGAATTTTATTCACAAATACCAAAATAAgtccatttttatttttgaaacgcTCAAAATCcacattaaattttatattcataaaatatttaaattcacTTTGACTTGAACAGCAACAAGTTCGTGATGGTCACTAAGGTTGTATTTTCATTTATCTATTTCTGATCTGTATAAATATTACATTTTCAAGTCAACTTGGACAAGACAGAACGGAAAAGAACCATGGTTTCTTTGCTTCATCATAGGCGCCTGCTTATCTTCTTCTTTGATGTTGGCCGCGGCCGCAAAGCAACTCATGTCTGCCGGAATATTTCGACACCTGTTTTCCGACCAAGTGCTTGGAAACTTGCTCATGCTACATTTTACGGAGACAATTCCGGGAACGGAATGGGTGAGTTTATATACTAACTACGATTTTACGTGTTTGCTTTGCATGCATCATgtgctaaataaatatttgaaaattggcATAATACTCTATCTATTTATTcaattatttatgatatatgggGTTGGTCGGGATATATAGGTGGAGCCTGTGGTTACGGGAACGTGTACAGTAGCGGGTACGGGTCGCAAACGGTGGCGTTGAGTTCGGTGTTATTTAACAACGGGTACGGTTGCGGGCAATGCTTCCAGCTGATGTGCGTGAAGTCCAAGTGGTGCTACAAGGGCTACACCACCATCACCGCCACCAATCTCTGCCCACCCAACTGGGGGCTGCCCTCCAACAACGGTGGCTGGTGTAACCCACCACGCACACACTTCGACATGTCTCCGGCCGCTTTCTCGAAGATCGCACAGCAGAAGGCTGGCATCGTACCTGTCACGTACCGAAGGTACATAAAATATATCCATGAATCATTATTGCATGGAGTTTTTCACGGTTTATATTAATCCAAATGGTTAGGAAATAGGAACGATAGAACATAATAAAAGTACGAGGATTTAGTAGGGGATAGAGCATGCAAAGGGCCTAGAAAAATCTAATTGGATGTCTCTTCGCAGGATAATTTGGGTTATAATTTGCTTAATTTGTTGTAGAGTGCCATGTGTTCGAAGAGGCGGCCTCCGATTCAACTTC from the Primulina eburnea isolate SZY01 chromosome 3, ASM2296580v1, whole genome shotgun sequence genome contains:
- the LOC140828620 gene encoding expansin-A7-like: MVSLLHHRRLLIFFFDVGRGRKATHVCRNISTPVFRPSAWKLAHATFYGDNSGNGMGGACGYGNVYSSGYGSQTVALSSVLFNNGYGCGQCFQLMCVKSKWCYKGYTTITATNLCPPNWGLPSNNGGWCNPPRTHFDMSPAAFSKIAQQKAGIVPVTYRRVPCVRRGGLRFNFQGNDYWLLVYVMNVAGGGDVSSMAVKGSKTGWISMSHNWGASYQAFATLGGQSLSFKITSYTNHETVIAYNVAPANWQAGMTYSTNLNFH